TGTGCCATGGGTGACTTCAGCGTGTGGGTAACCGTTGACTAGATGTGGCTGGCTTACAGGTATGTAACTACTACATCTAGGGGTAACGCTAGGACGGCAGCCGACGCGATGCAAGCTGCGCCCAGCCCCGCAGGGGCTGCGGCGAGTCCGCCACGCAGAGGTTCTGGACATCACCGGCCGACCGTGATCCATCGGCCCGTCAGGCGCTCGGGCCGCCGGGCAACATACCCGGTCCAGCTGGGGCCGCGTGCCCGACCTGCATCATTGCCCCGGCGACTGGGCCAAGTGGGTGACTACCCCGCGCAACTATAGAGCTACCCAGCGCACATGCCGATGAGCGTCCGGATTCCGGACGATCATGAGACACGCCGCAGGTGGCAGCCGAAATTGGTGTGGCGAGAGCGACACGGCCGGGCCTCGGTGGGCCTACCGTCGCTACATCTAGTGGCGACCGAACGTCACCGGCCGAACATACTGCGCATTATTTGCCCGGAAGGGCGATGCGCTGACCGGCGTTGACGGCCGGGCCGGGGAGCGCGTTGAGGTCGACGATGTCGGCGACCGTGTCACGCGGGTCGGACTCGGGGGCGATGTCGCCCGCGATGCCCCAGAGCGTCTCGCCCGGCAGCACCACGTGGAAGTTCATCGAGACCTCATGGGCCTCGGAGCCGGCCTCGGCGGGACGGTTCAGCAGGAGCACCCCGGCGAGCACCGCCACGGTGGCGGCCAGCAGCCCACCGGCCCGGAAGACGATGCGACCGCGCCGGGTGAGACGCAGGGGCGGGAGGATCTGCGGAGAGTGATGCCGCACGGGACGGGAGGAGAGCCGGTCCGCGGGCTTGGCACCTGCCGGGCGGGACACCGCCCGGCGACGCTGGAGAGGCACGCGACCTGCCGCTTTCACGGGGTGAAGACCCCGCGCCCGGCGAAGACCACGGACATTTTCCTGCGTACCGGCCGAGTGCGACACCGGAACCTCAACCGTCACACGATGCATCATGCCCGACGTGGGTGCCACTCGAAAAATCGTCCCGAAGGTGCGCACCTTCAGAGCTCGTAACGGAAGGACCCATTTCGGGCTTTCGACCGGCTTCGGGACCCTTTCCCATTCCCGCACCACCCGCAACCGGGGCCGGCAGGCATCGCCGGAACGCCGGGAACGCACGGTGCCCACCCGCCGTGCGTGGCGCTGCCGGGCGGACGGCGAAGCAGTCGTCAGGCTCATCCCTCTGACTCCAATCAGCGGCTTGATTCTCGGCCGGTACCCCCGGGCGCCCGACCAGCTATCGAACACAGGTTCGATCGAACGCCTGTCCAATGTCTACCACCGACCCGCCGGTAATTCGCGACACGTTCGAACACTTGTTTGAAAGTGTCGCCGCCCTTCCCTACGGTGATCGTGTTCGGCGAACCGCCGGGCACAGGGTCATGGAGGTGTTCAGATGGCTACCGATCCGACCGCCGGCGCCGCGGTACCGGACAAGGGGGGCGCTACGGTGCGCACGCTCCCCGACGGGCCACCCGACGGCGACGGGCTGACCGTTCGCCAGCGACGTGTGCTGGAGACCATCCGGGAGACCGTCGACCGGCGTGGCTACCCGCCCACCATGCGGGAGATCGGTGAGGCCGTGGGCCTGACCAGCCCGAGCAGCGTGGCCCACCAGCTGTCCAGCCTGGAGAAGAAGGGCTTCGTCCGCCGCGACCCGAACCGGCCGCGCGCGATCGAGGTGATCATGCCGGGCGAGCGGGTGCCGGCGCAGCAGCGTGCGGGCCGGTCCCTGGCCGACGAGCGCGCGGGCGGCTCGGCCCAGCCCTCGCCTTCCTACGTGCCGCTCGTCGGCCGCATCGCCGCCGGTGGCCCGATCCTGGCCGAGCAGGCGGTGGAAGACGTGTTCGCCCTGCCCCGGCAGCTGGTCGGCGACGGCGAGCTGTTCCTGCTGAAGGTCGTCGGTGACTCGATGATCGACGCGGCGATCTGCGACGGCGACCTGGTCGCGGTGCGGCGTCAGCCGGTGGCCGAGAACGGCGAGGTGGTGGCCGCCATGATCGACGGCGAGGCCACGGTCAAGACGTTCAAGCGCAAGGGCGGCGACATCTGGCTGCTGCCCCACAACGACGCGTACCAGCCCATCCCGGGTAACGACGCCACGATCCTGGGCCGCGTGGTCGCGGTCATGCGCCGGGTCTGAGTGGATGTCCCGAGCCGGTTCCGTGTTCTCGCGGAACCGGCTCCGTCATGCCCGGGTGGTTCCCCACGAGGGCGGTGTCCGACATCTCACCGGCCCGGTTCAGCGGTTTGGCCCAGCACGATTGCCGTGCGGGTTCAGCGTCGCGCTACTGTCCTCCGGGCGTCATCCATGTTTCGCTCTGGCTACGCGCCCGCAAACAGCTTCACAGCGGCATCACCACCAGGAAAGACACCGACCCGGCCCGTTCACCGGTGCCGGCCGGAGAGGAAGGATCGAGCTGTGTCCGATCCCGCGCTGGACCTCACGGTCGTCGAGCTCGACACGACCGTCCGCGCCGTCGTCGCCCGCCAGTTGCGGGTGCCCGCCGGCGACCTGACCGGCGAGGAGCGCTTCACGCTCCAGCTGGACGACTTCTCGCGTCCCGCCCTGCTCACCGCGATGGGCGAGGCACTCGACGCGACCTTCCCCGACGACTTTCTCGACGGCGTCCACACCGTGGCCGACCTGACCAGTGCCGTGCGGATCTCGCTGCGCGCCTGAGCCGCGCAGCGCAGACCCGGCGGCCCCAGTCGCCGCTGCCCCAGTAGCCGCTGCCCAGTCGCCGGGCCTCAGTCGCCCGCGGCCTCAGTCGCCCGCGGCCTCGTCGATCCGCCGCAGGGCCTTCAGCACCACCTGCTTGTCGGTGGTGGTCCAGAACGGCGGCAGCGAGGCCCGCAGGAAACCGCCGTACCGCGCGGTGGCCAGGCGCGGGTCGAGCACGGCCACCACGCCCTTGTCGCCGGACGAGCGGATCAGCCGGCCGACGCCCTGGGCCAGGCGCAGGGCCGCATGGGTGGCCGCGACCGACATGAAGCCGTTGCCGCCCGCCTTCGCCACGGCCCGCTGCCGCGCGGAGGCCAGCGGGTCGTCGGGCCGCGGGAACGGGATCCGGTCCACCACCACCAGCTGGCACGAGGGGCCTGGCACGTCGACGCCCTGCCAGAGCGTCAGCGTGCCGAACAGGCAGGTGCGCGGATCCGCGGCGAACTCCTTGACCAGCGTGTTCATGCTGTCGTCGCCCTGACACAGGATCGGCACGTCGAGCCGCTCGCGCAGCTGCTCGGCCGCGGCCTCGGCGGCGCGGCGTGACGAGAACAGCCCCAGCGTGCGCCCGCCCGAGGCCTTGATCAGCTCTTCCAGCTCGTCCATGGCCTGGGTCGAGGTGCCGTCGCGGCCCGGCTGGGGCAGGTGCTTGGCCAGGTAGAGGATGCCCTGCCGGGGGTAGTCGAACGGGCTGCCGACGTCGAGGCCGGTCCACTCCGGGGCGTCGTCACCGCCGAGCCCGACCGATCCGGCGGCCGAGTCGAAGTTGCCGCCGATCGTCAGCGTGGCCGAGGTGAGCACCACGGTGCGGCCCTCGAACAACCGCTCCCGCAGCAGCCCGGCCACCGACAGCGGGGCCACGTGCAGGCTCACCCGTTCGCCCCCGTCCGGACGCCGCGACCGGGACACCCAGATCACGTCGTAGGCCTGCGCCTGCGCGGCGGCCTGGATGAACCGCTCGGCCACGTCGAAGACCTCGCTGACCGCGGCCCGCGCCACCTGGAGCGCGCCGTCGCCGTCACCGCCCTTCTCGTCTTTCGACAGCTGCTGGATCGACGAGGTGACGGCGCGGGCGGTGTCACGGATCTGGCTGATCGCCGCGTGCAGGCCCTCCGGCACGCCGTTCTCCAGCCGGCCGGCCGGCATGCCCTCCAGCACGGCCTCCAGCGTCTCGCCGGCCACCTCCAGCATGGTGGTGTCGCCGACACCGACGCGGCGTGCGCCCCGGGCCGCGGACTCGACCATCGCGGGCGTCATCTCGTCGGTGGTGACCGAGGTGACCCGATCGGCGAACTCGTGCGCCTCGTCCAGCACCAGCACGTCGTGCTCGGGCAGCATCTGCCGCCCCTCGAACGAATCGATCGCCACCAGAGCGTGATTCGTCACCACAATGTCGACGTCACGGGCTCGTTCGCGGGCGATCTCGACGTGGCACTCCCCCGCCATCGGGCAGCGCGAGGCGCCGAGACACTCGTGGGCGCTCACCGAGACCTGGCGCCAGGCCTTCTCCGACACCCCGGGGACCAGCTCGTCGCGGTCGCCGGTGCGGGTGGTCTCCGCCCACTCGCGCAGCCTGACCACCTCACGGCCGAGCTTGCCCGCGGCCGCGCTGTAGGTGACGCCGGTGACCGGCTGCGGGTGGCTCACGCCGCGGTCGGTCTGGTCGGCCACCGGCAGCTCGGCGGGAGCGTCGAAAAGCGTGTCCTCGTCGGGGAACCCGCCCGCGAGCTTGTGCACGCAGACGTAGTTGCGGCGGCCCTTCACCAGCTGCCAGCTGGGCGAGCGGCCGAGCTTTCCGGTCAGCGCGCCGGCCAGCCGGGGCAGGTCCCGCTCCACGATCTGTGCCTGGAGGGCCAGGGTGGCCGTCGAGATCACCACCGGCCGCTCGGAACTGACCGCTTTCTTCGCTGCCGGCACCAGATAGCCCAGCGACTTGCCGGTGCCCGTACCGGCCTGCACCAGAAGGTGTTTGCGGGAGTTGACGGCCTCGTCCACGGCCTCGGCCATCTGCACCTGGCCGTCCCGGGGCACACCGCCGATCTCCGCCACCGCGGCCGACAGCAGGTCGGTCACCTTGCGCCGGCGGCCGCCGGTCTTCTTCGGCCTGGCCTCAGGGTCTTGTGGACGACGTGAGGCCCGCGCGGGCTCCGCGTCGTCCACAATTTCTTCGTTCTCCGGCTCCGGAGAGCCGTCGGGGGACTCGCCGGAGGTGGAAACCCCCTGCTCGATCCGATCGTCCTGCTCGGGATCGCGGGGGAAAGCCATCGGACCAGCCTAATGGGCAGTCGGCCAAAGACTTGAATGTGCCGTTCCGCCCCCTGCAAAGCGCCCTCGTACTGCACCTTTGTCCTAGCCGGTGAAATCGCCGGGACGTGCAGCGGGACGGTGCGATGAGCAGGCGGACGGAACCCACGGTCACCCCACTGCTCACCTGGGTGCTGGAACCCGGCGACCCGCAACGGGTCCCGGTGGTGCGGCGTCAGGTGATCACCGCCCTGAGGGCCACCTGCACCGGCGACCTGGACGCCGCGGAGCTGGTGGTGGCCGAGCTGCTGAACAACGCCGTCGCCCACACGTCCGGGCCGGCCCGGGTGACACTGAGCTGGGCCGGACCGCGCCCGCGCCTGGCCGTGAGCGACGGCGGCCCGGGGTTCGGCCACCGCCCCGACCTGCTCGGCCCGCACGGGCGGCTGGTGCCGCGGCTGCCCGACGACCTGCTGAGCGAGCGCGGGCGCGGGCTCTACCTGGTCGCGCGGCTGGCGCACGACCTGGTGGTGAACCCGCGCCCGGACGGCGGATGCGTGGTTTCGGTGACGCCGGCGCTGCTTACGGCACCGGCGTCTCCTGACGGAACGACGCCAGCAGGTGAGCCATCGGGGCGCTCACCCGGGCGGTGATCCGGGTGCCCTCGGCCACGTGCTCGGACGACACGATCTCGCCGCGCTCGTGGATCTTGCTCACCAGGTCGCCCCGGTCGTAGGGCACGAGCACCTCGACCGTGACGTCGGGCCGGGGCAGCTCGTCGGTGATCAGGTCGAGCAGCTTGTCGATGCCCTCGCCGGTGTGGGCGGACACCGCGATCACCCGCGGCTCCCGCAGCAGCAGCCGGTCGATCACCTCCGGGTCGGCGACGTCGCTCTTGTTGATCACGACGATCTCTTGGGGCACCTCGCCGCGCAGCTCGGCCAGCACCGAGCGGACGGCGCTGATCTG
The sequence above is drawn from the Kineosporia corallincola genome and encodes:
- a CDS encoding LysM peptidoglycan-binding domain-containing protein gives rise to the protein MPLQRRRAVSRPAGAKPADRLSSRPVRHHSPQILPPLRLTRRGRIVFRAGGLLAATVAVLAGVLLLNRPAEAGSEAHEVSMNFHVVLPGETLWGIAGDIAPESDPRDTVADIVDLNALPGPAVNAGQRIALPGK
- a CDS encoding ATP-binding protein — protein: MSRRTEPTVTPLLTWVLEPGDPQRVPVVRRQVITALRATCTGDLDAAELVVAELLNNAVAHTSGPARVTLSWAGPRPRLAVSDGGPGFGHRPDLLGPHGRLVPRLPDDLLSERGRGLYLVARLAHDLVVNPRPDGGCVVSVTPALLTAPASPDGTTPAGEPSGRSPGR
- the lexA gene encoding transcriptional repressor LexA, whose translation is MATDPTAGAAVPDKGGATVRTLPDGPPDGDGLTVRQRRVLETIRETVDRRGYPPTMREIGEAVGLTSPSSVAHQLSSLEKKGFVRRDPNRPRAIEVIMPGERVPAQQRAGRSLADERAGGSAQPSPSYVPLVGRIAAGGPILAEQAVEDVFALPRQLVGDGELFLLKVVGDSMIDAAICDGDLVAVRRQPVAENGEVVAAMIDGEATVKTFKRKGGDIWLLPHNDAYQPIPGNDATILGRVVAVMRRV
- a CDS encoding ATP-dependent DNA helicase; amino-acid sequence: MAFPRDPEQDDRIEQGVSTSGESPDGSPEPENEEIVDDAEPARASRRPQDPEARPKKTGGRRRKVTDLLSAAVAEIGGVPRDGQVQMAEAVDEAVNSRKHLLVQAGTGTGKSLGYLVPAAKKAVSSERPVVISTATLALQAQIVERDLPRLAGALTGKLGRSPSWQLVKGRRNYVCVHKLAGGFPDEDTLFDAPAELPVADQTDRGVSHPQPVTGVTYSAAAGKLGREVVRLREWAETTRTGDRDELVPGVSEKAWRQVSVSAHECLGASRCPMAGECHVEIARERARDVDIVVTNHALVAIDSFEGRQMLPEHDVLVLDEAHEFADRVTSVTTDEMTPAMVESAARGARRVGVGDTTMLEVAGETLEAVLEGMPAGRLENGVPEGLHAAISQIRDTARAVTSSIQQLSKDEKGGDGDGALQVARAAVSEVFDVAERFIQAAAQAQAYDVIWVSRSRRPDGGERVSLHVAPLSVAGLLRERLFEGRTVVLTSATLTIGGNFDSAAGSVGLGGDDAPEWTGLDVGSPFDYPRQGILYLAKHLPQPGRDGTSTQAMDELEELIKASGGRTLGLFSSRRAAEAAAEQLRERLDVPILCQGDDSMNTLVKEFAADPRTCLFGTLTLWQGVDVPGPSCQLVVVDRIPFPRPDDPLASARQRAVAKAGGNGFMSVAATHAALRLAQGVGRLIRSSGDKGVVAVLDPRLATARYGGFLRASLPPFWTTTDKQVVLKALRRIDEAAGD